The Penaeus vannamei isolate JL-2024 chromosome 4, ASM4276789v1, whole genome shotgun sequence genome segment TCCCTCCCGCGTTTAACATATCGTGCGTTTGTTCGGGTGCCGGGCTGTCCGTGCCGCTGTCGGTCTTGAGTGGCGAGGCGTGTTGGCTGGGTTGTAGGGGGCAGGGTTTCGTGTATGGGGAGAGATCCCGGCCGTTTCTACTTTCGCATGCTGAACATGAAGAGCGTGGCCTGTGGTAGCCCTCCCTCGCTCCGCTACATTCCCCCGAACACCAGAACCCGTGTAGGGACGCCGCGCGCCCCTGTCGAGGGCGTGGTTCCGGTGGGAGGCGAGGGcaaaggtggaagcaaaaggaCGACCCTTCGAAGCCACAACTTTCTTTTCTCGCACGACGCTTATGGCAGTGCGGGCGGCCGCGGCGGCGCTCGGCCTCCGCTCGGCGATCTGTTTCTGACGCGGCGCTTGGAGATGGCGTTGGTTGGGGCCTGTCGtagcgctctctgtctctgtctctgtctctctctctctctctctctctctctctctctctctctctctctctctctctctctctctctctctctctctctctctctctctctctctctctctctcccccccccccctctctctctctctctctctctctctctctctctctctctctctctctctctctctctctctctctctctctctctctctctctctctctctctctccctctctcctttctctctctctctctctccctctctctctctatctccgtattTTATCGTATGTATAGCTTAAAGGGCATATACCGATTTATGGTATATTTATGTTTTACCAATATAGTTGTGTACATATCTGTCAGCATATTATATAGACTTGCCGAACACGCGACTGATCGTCTGCTCGAGGAAACAGGCAGTTGCGGCTCATGTTTCAGGGATCACGAAGTGTGTCAGGAAGTCCATTAGGTCGCCCCTCGCGTTATGGTAAAACGCGGTGAGAGTCTAGGCATGCGCGGGCGGAACGGGGCAGCACGGGGGAAGTGGAGCAGCGGCGGAAGTTCGCAGGAAGGAGGCGCTGGTTCCTCCACcccatgcctccctcctcctccccttcccccttagggTGCGACAACCACGGGATCACAGGAAAGTGGAAACCCCGGCCGTGCTCAGCGGAGTAATTCATGGATGTGTGTCAAGTGGCCCTCTCGTCGCCTATTTGGGAGTTTTGTGGCAGGCCGAGGCACTCGCTCGCCCGAGGCCACGTCCCTCACGCGTGGTACTGTGACCTGGGCGCGGTCGGCCTCCGTGCACTGTGGAAATTCGCTGTCGGTTTCCCAGCCTTGATGCCAGTAGCATTCCTGTCTGTTTGGGTCGTCACGTTTAAATCAGGGTCGTCTTCTTTGCGGTCTTCCATCTCCACGGAAGAGCAGAGCATTTCGGTTTTTATGGGCCGTGGTAATCGTCGTCGTTCAGGGCCGCAGATCGGAGGCAAAGTAGTGACTACGTACGGGAGAGCACActtctacactttttttttctttttttcggatcggggaaagcgagaggggggagggggagaggcacacTCGGACGTGTTTCACGTGAGCCATCGTCGCTtccgccgtcgccgtcgccgccaCATTCCGTCCGCACGCCGCACAAAGGAATTCGCGGAAAAATGGCGTTTCGTGCAGGTATGAAGGAGAGGCCCTGGCGCTGTGTGTCAGGAGGACCAACTTTCTCGCCGTCCCGTTCGGCTTTCCGAGTCATCATTTGTATACAGGagccggattttttttctttctctctctcttgttatgagGCTGGTCATTGTGTCCAGATGGATGCGGGATCTTATAATCCCCCTTTTGGAATAACAATCCGCCCGCAGGAGCCTGGACAGGTGTGGAGGTGTGTATGGTTGTTTGCGCGTCTGTAGCTGTTCTGTTCTTTGGGCCTTAAATTTGCTtctatattgagagagagagagagagagagagagaggagaggagaggagaggagaggagaggagaggagaggagaggagaggagaggagaggagaggagaggagaggagaggagaggagaggagaggagaggagaggagaggagaggagaggagaggagaggagaggagaggagaggagaggagaggagaggagaggagaggagaggagaggagaggagaggagaggagaggagaggagaggagaggagaggagaggagaggagaggagaggagaggagaggagaggagaggagaggagaggagaggagaggagaggagagagggaggaatatatatgtttgtgactttgtgtttgtatgcgtcaatgtatccacatatatgtgagtgagcGCCACAAGCTATTCACCGTTGGGTAAATCAGCTGTTTCGGAACCTGCCATATTTGGTAATTTGTGACGACCGGTTTCCCATCTGACTGCTGGCTCGCTGACAGGTCAACGCTGACAAGCCCCGGACGCGTATACGGCAAGTGTGACGCAGATGCGGTAATTCGAAAGTTCCGTGACAAGCGAACAGTGCCGTAAGACTCGAGAACGATGGCGGGAAGCGGACACAGAGCTCACAGACAGGCGTACGGCGTTGAATATGTGATGTGAATACGCCTTTTGGCAGACTGGCCATCATTAATTCGAGAGGTTTGGAGACGGGATTAAGAGACCGAACTTTCACTGCTATTCGTGGGACATTAGCAGATGATTTGTATATTCACTCGGAGATTGGATAGTTCCTTGTTAGGCGGACAAGTAGAATAATCCTGTAGGATGAAAGGActtaaaaacaagagagaatgaaaggcttTCGTGTGGGAAGAAAGTCGCTTTCAAGACAAGACAGGAAGGAGCGGAAGCAGTGAGCCGACACTGTTGTCTTCCTGCTTTCTCTGCCGCTGCGCTTTTGTTTGATTCCGCGTTCGCTTGGTTTCCGACGGCGACTCATTGCTGGTTCATTAAAGTCCACTGCCGCTTGGACTTTGAGAGCTGCAACGAACGCGATGGCGCCACGCTCGCGACGCTAcgccattacattttttttcgctTGGGagagattttcttttctctctttttttggggggttgggggtttaggGGGGAGAAATGAGTGAGTTTGAGGTGGGGATGGAAAGGTCAGGTTGTTTGGAAGGATTTTGAAAAggtgaaaaagtagaaaaagtaaGGAAACCCCTCCCCCACATTTTACGTTCGCTCGTTTCGAAAGCGTGAATCGCCTGCgggtataaatgaatgaaagtgCGGACTACggcgatggggaggggaggggggggtggaggagataggaaggtgaagggagagaggaagagggagggagagaggagaggagagtaggagcgGCAGCGTGGAGAAGCGGCCAGGGCGGAATGAGGGAGTGACGAGGCAAGAACATTGTGGCTCCACCTCACGGGTCTTCATGATAGCCATTCCCTGTTATCAAGGCATTGTCGGAAATCTTGTCTCGTCACTTGGCATCTCGGAGGAAggatttttatcttgatttttggGGGACTTTCCTATTAATCTCTTGCGATAACGATAAGCGATGGAGTTATGATTTTATAAATTTCAAGTGGATAGATTTGAGTTTCCAttagacggggggtgggggggggggtatcatcaGACATTTCGTCACACGTATCGTTTTAAgctatgaaaatgacaatgttgCCATGTGACTGATACTGCCactttttatgtaaatatgttgTTGGTATATTATTATAGAATTAAGGATgattttgctaaaaaaaaaatagcaacttGGGATGCTCTCTCTGTGGTATTGAGCATTAATAAAACATTGATTCtgcatcattttatttttttttgtacagcCATGGAAATTCCGTTCGTGACAATAAAACTAGGATAAAAAAAGTTTGAATGATACCAAGATGATCTAGAATGCATTTCGCAGACACACGCAATATGCTATAGCCGCTCTCTGCTTCATTCTTAAAAAAGGTCGTCTCTTTGCACTTGTATTCAGGCATTCAGAAGCTCATCACCACAAGATGCTCCACCGGTTAAGTTGTAGAGCATCCATAACGGTTGTGAACGTGTAATGCTCACACCTTTGTCAGTGTACATGAATGCCAGTTTGTTGACGCAAGGAGGGCCACAGGCATATCAGATAACGCAGACAGGCAAGGGTAACGAGTGAAGAATGCATGCTGTATCTTATCTGTGAGGTTGACACATGTCATAAATAAAAtcctgtattattgttattgttattattattattattattattattattattattattattattattattattattattattattattattattattattattattattattattattatcattattatcattatcatcatcatcatcatcatcatcatcatcattatcattttacatttcattatagtataatatattatatattatattatattttagtattaatattattgttatgactactactattattattattactaatgttattattattattattattattattattattattattattattattattattattattattattattattattattattattattattactgctactattactactactgctactactactataaatattttttttattttttttattactattattaatattgttattactattgttattactcctactataaatattattattattatttttaatattattgatgttgttgttgttgctgttattatattattatcattattattattattattaatggtatgatgataatatgatggcCATTCACACCAGTGATATGCTCATTTTCTATGACTTAAGCCTTCACTAAACTTGAAAGGAAACTGGGCTGTCACATTTTTTGAGCACTTGAATGGCTCAGGTAATGTTGAAAGAAAACTATCTCATCACTATTTCTGGCATTGTTGATAAGCAGAATTGCTACTATAATCAGTACTGATATTTATCCCAGCAGATATCAGTTATCTGTGCACGGCACTGTGGTTCCTCACTTCAGGACTTAATGGCTTCCCTCTCCTTTTGCAGGGTCCCTGACTCGTGATCTGCGGCAGTACCTGAACACACGTTTCCAAAAGGGTAGCGTGGACCATGAGCTGCAGAACACCATCCGCGACAACGTGTACCTGCGTACTGTTCCAGTGACCACCCGGTCTCCACGTCAGGGGGAGGTCAACGGAGTCGACTACACTTTTCTCTCCAAGGAAGAATTTCGTGCTCTGCAGAGATCCGGGAACCTCCTGGAGTCTGGTGTCTTTGAGGGTGAGTTTGCACTCTGGACAGTGGCTTgagtttggttttcttttttctggcaTGTCTTGCATGTTGCTAATAACTGAATAAGCACTTTCatataaaataaatgttttcTCTGAATCGCATACTTCTCACTGCTTGCAAAACTAACAGTTTTCATGGTCTCAAAAATGGCATACAAAATACTTGAATGGataataagtaacaataatatttgCAGAGCATGTTTAGATGAGTGCTGCATTTTCTAACTTTAtcattttgaaataaaaaaatgataaatggatgACCTCTTATGCCAATGTGTGTTGTTTACATATCAAATGATGCTacagaatagatatatatttatatataaagtcatACTGCACTCATGGCAGGATATTGGGGAAATTTGTTGGGTTAaagtcaaaataaataaataaataaataaatacattttcaaCTTACAATGCAAAAACTCTCAGAGTGGATGAAGTTAATTCCAGGTGGGGGGGTTGAAGACCCCCTGCACCCACTGTAAATCTGGGACATCAAAAGCCAGTTGCTTGAGTGAATACCTTTTTATCAGGCCTAAAATTAGAAGCTCAAAGTTGGTGATAAGATACTGTAAGATTGTACGTTGAGATAAGCCTTAGCATAGTGCTGCTACCAGTACAAATACTGTAGTGATGGCGTTACCTATTAGGAGGCCATCATATAGGGATTATCTTCTGAATtacgagaaagaaacaaatagaagacCTAGAAATGTTGCAAGAGGTATGCAAGGCAATTGTCTGAGTAATtgatttaatgttattttttattattgtaagtcACATGGCACAAGAGGTCATTCAGTCAATTGTGCATGGGATGTAGCTCTTGCTAGATGGCAAGTGTGTCTCAACTGCATGATGTGACACTTGTTACTTGGCAGAAGGTGAAGTATTTTGCTTACAGGACATGAATATGGGACACCAGTACCATCCCCCATATCATCCGCCCTGCAGCAGCGACACACTGCAGAGCGCATAACCCGGCATAGGTTGCGCTACAGGATGGCATCGGTCACATCACATAACTCTTCTGAAACATTTCCAAGCCCTGTTATGGAACGAAgacgccttcctcctctccttactccctgGATGGGCATGCGAAGGGCAAGGGCTGCATTGCCTAGTGATGATGCCCCTCCTAGTGAACCCCAAAGTGAACCAGGGTTGGATCCCGATGCACATACAGAACCTCTGGATGGCAACAACCTCTTGCGTTCTTTTTCTCTGCCCATAAAACAACCAAGGGCAGGAAAGTATAGCTCGGACAAAATCAAAACTCTTCCAGGAAGATTGTTAAAGGGGGTTCAGCGCCCTTCACTTAGAGAATTAAATCGAACTTTCAGTGCGAACGAAATTAAGGAATACTTTATTCGGAATGGAAGTCAGCGTTATCGTATGAGTGAAAACGAATTACGTGGCCAAGCTTACATGTCCAGCAAGCATGAAGCATCTTTGCCAAATAATCATTCCACAGGTACCTTTTCTCGTAGAGCTTCTAGTCGTAGTAAAAACTCTTCTATGCGGAAAAGTAAAAGCTTAGCATCATTTTCAGTAGACCCAAATTACAAATCTATGCCAAGTAGTTTTCTCGTAGCTCAGACTCTCCTCACTCAGCCTCATCAAAGAACCAGGAGAAGAACGCTGTCAGATGAATATATAACTGAAGAATCAGACCTTGAGTCTCTCTTTAGTGGCAGTGAGGACAGTGATACTATTGTTggtagtgacagtaatgatgatagcacatCTGTTGACAGTGACAAATTACCTGCTCACAGTGAAGGCCTTAGAAAATCAGTTGTGTTTCCAAATATTTACAGAGGTTATAATAGAAAACCACAAACAACATCTGTAGACCTTGGAAATTGGATTCCTAATGTAAAAAGTATATCTGCTGATAATCTTTCTCTACTAACAAATGAGGAGTCAGTAGACCCAGTAGATACGTTTCCTATTTTTCTTAGTAGACAAAATATTGACCAGAACACACCCTCCTTTCACACTGCTGTAATAAAAAGCAATCCTGATCAAACTGCACCAGAAAGCACTTCTACTGAAGCCCATATGATATTAGGCAATTGCTTCTCTGAACTCCACCATAATATCCAGAGTTATGACAAAGAGGTAAATAACATAATTGGTATTCATCAGCAGGAGACTTTGTCAGACACCAGTGACTCAGCCTTCCTTTCCACACCCCAGGCACTATCAGTGTCTCCAGATGGCACTGCAATGGAAACTGCATCATATACAGATAGTGACATATCTAGTGTTAATTTGGATGATTTCATGTATGACTCAGGTTTTGAAAAGCAATCAGATCGGTGTGACAGTTCATCTTCTGGTAGTGTAAATGTTTATAGAGTTAATCATAGCATTCAGGACACAGGAACTAGCAAGTATATTATGACATTCAATTCTTCAGACATCAAAATCACAAGTGTAGAGAAGCCAGCTCTACCACCTAGAAGTTCTTCACTGAAAAAATATGCGGAAAGTATTGCTGTTAATAAAGAGAAATTATTGGGAAGACAGAATGAGCCTAAAAGAAGAATTACAGAAAATATGATATCAGAAGAGCACAAAACTGTAGTAGAAAAAGATATTGGACAAAATCTATTTGACCAAAAGTCTGCAGTGGATATTCAATATCCTGCGAAAGGAGCAAATGTCATGCCAGTTCCAGATGGATGCTCAACTGACATGGTATCAGATAGATTCTCGTCATTTGAAAATTCTGGAGAAGATTTGATTGATCATCCAAAAGGCAATGGTGTCATAAAATATGGAAGGTCTCCATTAAAATCAAACAGTAAACAGATTCATGAACATCCACAGAATGAATATAAGAATGTTTCAAAATCTAACAGGGATGCTTATATCAAACTTGTAAATAGCCTAGAGAACTCATATGTAAAAAAGGCGGAAAATAAGAAATGGATTAAGGAATCAGAGGTTTTAGATTTGGCTCTGGATACTAATTCAAGTTTTGGTAACAGAGATAATCCACAAAGTTCAGATGTGAAAAGTGGGCTTCCACAAAATAACAGTGTGAATTTTTCCAAATATGATAGGAATAATCCAGATAGGTCAGATGTTAGAAGTGCCGATAATAGAAAGGACTCCATTTCATCCTCAACCTCATCTGCCAGTTCAAATGAATATCTTAAACCTATGAATAATACTTGTATGACTTCAGGAGCCAGTAGTAATGACAAAGAAACAATTAGTAAGTCACTTCCAGTCAAAACTCCAAGAGTATCAAAATCAAGACATTTTGCAATTCCCAATAATCCTCCACACATTGATGCCAAAGGAGATTTGGAATTAAAAGGGGATGGTAGTTTGTATTCTGGTGTGAAAGAAGATAGAAGTCCCAGTTCTAATTTCAAGAGAAGAAGTAATGCACATTTTattcctgcaccaccaccacaaagAACTCTGTTCATTAGTAGAAATGCACCCTCAAGATTTAGTGTAGTAAAGACACCACATGAAAGACAAAGGCGTGCCATACAGCCACAAGGTAACAACCTCCAAAATTTCATCAGGATTAGTCTAAAATCAAAGACAGCAGAAGGTAGACTGTCAGATGATGGCAAACGTTCCCCAATTGTGGACAGAAAAGACAGtccagaaaacgaaagaaagtttATTAACAGACTGTTACAGCAGACTGAAGACAGAAATGAATGGCGCAGGTCTCTTGGTCCAGCTCATAAATTTTGGTCTTCAGGGGAGTCTTATTACCATAAAAAATCAGGTATTTCTTTTTAGCTGGCTTCATACATAGCTTTAGGCTTAAAAGTAAGCATTTCATTCTGTATACCACTTGCATGCTTATTACTGTCATAAGTAGTTTTAGTACACTAATATTCAAAACATGGCACATTTTCAAATAATTTCATTTGAAACTTTAATCTTTCCAACAATGTTATATGAAATGGATGATCatacaaaaaaaatccttttcctaATAGACAATGTTTTTCTTAGGTAACCATTACGGTACTCCAAAACCCCCATCGTTACCTCCGGACCACCTGTCTCGGGGCCCAGCAGGTGCAGCAGTCTTACCTGGAGCTCACCCAAGCTCAGAAGGTAAACGACGACGCAACCGCTCCAATGTAGAAGCTATGGCTGCCAACACCACCAGCACAGAGCCTCCACCTGACTCACCCAAGCATCCTTATCCGCCGGGAACACATTACAGCCCTCCTGGCATGCACCAGGGGATGGTGGCAGAAGAGGGAGGCATGCAGCTACAGCCTCCAGACTCTCCAACATCAGGAGAACTTGGGCCACTTCCTTCCAACTGGGAGAAAGCGTATACTGAAAATGGGGAGCCATATTACATAGAGTAAGTAATTGTTCTTCAGATAATTTTGTACTTACATGTGGATATGCTGTGTTTTGACGAGACTAAGTAGTGTTGAGGTGATATTGACTTGCTAATACCAATTTTTACTACAGTCATGTGGCTGGAACGTCTTCCTGGTTGGATCCCAGATTAGCTCGTGTACAAAAAAGAAATGCAGAAGAATGTGGTGAGGATGAGTTGCCATTTGGGTGGGAGAGAATAGATGATCCTCAGTATGGTACATACTACATTGACCATGTGAACAGAAAAACACAGTATGAAAATCCTGTTGTCATGGCAAAGAAGCAGCCTACAGAGCAAGGTAAGCCCTCTTTTCAAATAGCACAGCAACGagtttgttttaatttttgtatTTGCTGGAATCCAttacaaaaaggagaaaagaaaggtaatTCATATAAACTTAAATTTCACAGTATACTAACTTGACTCATGTTTGCAGGAGGTGGAAACAGTCCAGCAGAAGGTGGGAACAACACTTTCCCTCGCCAGAAGAAGACTGCAAACGAGGGCAGTGGTGTGGGAGCCCCAAACACAGCTGATGGCCCTCAGCCTCCTCCTGGTAGTGGCCCTAAACGTGCAAACAGTGAGTGCGATCTAAAGTCCTCCCACACAGGTACCTAAGCAACTCCATCTTTCTTTGAGTGTTCAGTAAAGGCAGTGTGGTTAGGGTTTTTTCCAGTGTTATCAgttcttgttttttatatgaATCCTTTGAatgttgtgtattttttgtgtgctttgttttttgttttgttttattcaaaaTTAGCAGCAGCAGTGTGTGAACCCTTTGCCTTTTATGAACCTAGTCTGTCTCTTCTAGGTGATGCAGGCATGGCCCCTCTGAGCCATAACAAAGTTCTTACTATAGGTGTAATAATATCTCCATTGAGAAATTATTAGGCCAGTGTTTCAGAATGTATGGAATTTCTGATCTTGTAGTATACCATAGCTAAGTTCCAGCTGGGATTCTAACTCTCTAATTTCCTGGCATAAGAGGGGACATGTTTTGCATGCATTTAGTAGTTTGCATCTAATAATGTCTCTGTTATAACAGTCCAGAGACAAGTATGGCTcagctgtatttttgttttgtttttgctgctCCATAAAGCAAGTGTAAGCTAGCtcagtttttgtgtttgtcttgtcAAATGTACTTAGGAAGTCATGATAACATTTTAGTTGTGCAAGCAAGGAACAACACAGTACATGAGATTGGATCTTGGTAAAGCAGTACAACTTGCTTGCTACTGTATGTAAATGAGTTTGTCTCTGGGTTGTTCTAGGGCTCATGCTGTACCTGCCCTGTTTACCGTGCTTGGCATCAGAAGGCAAAGACTCTAAGCTGCAGGTGCAAGCGCAGCAAACGTATATTCGGGTTCACAACCGTATGGACAAGaactccctccctcgtcctcgctctctttctcccaatcacAAGCATCCAGATAGTTCTCAGAAACATTCAAACTTAAATCTTAGGCAAAATTTAACCATTTCTGGCCCTATGGATCCTGTACATTTAGCTAGTGGAACACCTCATAAAGCAAACAATCTCTCACAAAGTTCTCAGGTTTCAAAGCCAAACAACTTAACCATTTCTCCCAATAATTTTCATCCTTCTGACCAAATCAATTCAGCCAGTAAGCAAAGTAATGCTAGTAGAAACCAAAAACCAACACTAAGTCATGGAATTCGGAATCAAGAGGTGAAGAATCCAACCTTCAATCAAACTATTGTCCCAAATTTTGCCAAGCCCCACTTTCCCAACTACCAAAATCTCGCTCCCAAATCGCTTCGCCTCCGAATACCTCAAGCCTCGTCCTCTCCTAAAGGACCAATGCCAATGTTCAGTAGTCCTTACAATAGCCTCAGGTACAACTACAGCACAGGCTCCAGTCCTCTGCAGTACAGCCCGAGCCACATTGTAAGAGGTAGCCCACCCCAATTTCCTACCCCAACACCTTACCCTCTCACAAGGTTCTTGTCATCACCACTACCAAGCACCCAGGATTTAGCATACCCAGTAATTCATCACCAAAGATCATACTCTAGCTATTACCCTTACTCTGTCCttactccctctg includes the following:
- the LOC113805826 gene encoding uncharacterized protein isoform X11, with protein sequence MVSWRVCGWCSGGRGRRQQYRYEVVYRRDDSLYSGPDYLESLPGGRASLSPAPRHPHHAHYHLHHAHPQPRHYPPPRRQRPSPPRLHPVPADAFARQNRVNHILTAFNHRQPPRRPHSAYRGPWLSSGDLGAPVAPRTGVLPQWRSAPLLPPNYRDPSVSSRDLSRDTSRDISLASSSAHSTKPLLPHPHAHRPPPLITAAATPSPSKPPHSPRTPLSPGPPGYSEAFTFSPLHQLAAGSLTRDLRQYLNTRFQKGSVDHELQNTIRDNVYLRTVPVTTRSPRQGEVNGVDYTFLSKEEFRALQRSGNLLESGVFEGHEYGTPVPSPISSALQQRHTAERITRHRLRYRMASVTSHNSSETFPSPVMERRRLPPLLTPWMGMRRARAALPSDDAPPSEPQSEPGLDPDAHTEPLDGNNLLRSFSLPIKQPRAGKYSSDKIKTLPGRLLKGVQRPSLRELNRTFSANEIKEYFIRNGSQRYRMSENELRGQAYMSSKHEASLPNNHSTGTFSRRASSRSKNSSMRKSKSLASFSVDPNYKSMPSSFLVAQTLLTQPHQRTRRRTLSDEYITEESDLESLFSGSEDSDTIVGSDSNDDSTSVDSDKLPAHSEGLRKSVVFPNIYRGYNRKPQTTSVDLGNWIPNVKSISADNLSLLTNEESVDPVDTFPIFLSRQNIDQNTPSFHTAVIKSNPDQTAPESTSTEAHMILGNCFSELHHNIQSYDKEVNNIIGIHQQETLSDTSDSAFLSTPQALSVSPDGTAMETASYTDSDISSVNLDDFMYDSGFEKQSDRCDSSSSGSVNVYRVNHSIQDTGTSKYIMTFNSSDIKITSVEKPALPPRSSSLKKYAESIAVNKEKLLGRQNEPKRRITENMISEEHKTVVEKDIGQNLFDQKSAVDIQYPAKGANVMPVPDGCSTDMVSDRFSSFENSGEDLIDHPKGNGVIKYGRSPLKSNSKQIHEHPQNEYKNVSKSNRDAYIKLVNSLENSYVKKAENKKWIKESEVLDLALDTNSSFGNRDNPQSSDVKSGLPQNNSVNFSKYDRNNPDRSDVRSADNRKDSISSSTSSASSNEYLKPMNNTCMTSGASSNDKETISKSLPVKTPRVSKSRHFAIPNNPPHIDAKGDLELKGDGSLYSGVKEDRSPSSNFKRRSNAHFIPAPPPQRTLFISRNAPSRFSVVKTPHERQRRAIQPQGNNLQNFIRISLKSKTAEGRLSDDGKRSPIVDRKDSPENERKFINRLLQQTEDRNEWRRSLGPAHKFWSSGESYYHKKSGNHYGTPKPPSLPPDHLSRGPAGAAVLPGAHPSSEGKRRRNRSNVEAMAANTTSTEPPPDSPKHPYPPGTHYSPPGMHQGMVAEEGGMQLQPPDSPTSGELGPLPSNWEKAYTENGEPYYIDHVAGTSSWLDPRLARVQKRNAEECGEDELPFGWERIDDPQYGTYYIDHVNRKTQYENPVVMAKKQPTEQGGGNSPAEGGNNTFPRQKKTANEGSGVGAPNTADGPQPPPGSGPKRANSECDLKSSHTGLMLYLPCLPCLASEGKDSKLQVQAQQTYIRVHNRMDKNSLPRPRSLSPNHKHPDSSQKHSNLNLRQNLTISGPMDPVHLASGTPHKANNLSQSSQVSKPNNLTISPNNFHPSDQINSASKQSNASRNQKPTLSHGIRNQEVKNPTFNQTIVPNFAKPHFPNYQNLAPKSLRLRIPQASSSPKGPMPMFSSPYNSLRYNYSTGSSPLQYSPSHIVRGSPPQFPTPTPYPLTRFLSSPLPSTQDLAYPVIHHQRSYSSYYPYSVLTPSASPLYRPSEDPIVSAVSLRRKDHSGQGIIFTRNPAELQGEFIRTSLVKSSRGLGFTIVGGDDNEEEFLQIKSVVPNGPAWQDGKLRTGDVLVYVGDTCVLGYTHADVVNMFQNIDPGRTVYLEVCRGYPLPFDPNDPNTEIVTTVAVTTADARSSKSGFCEGYERSRNNSSESMNTAKSMPDLSNPERVQEVPRPGSADLLSSENFDHTPDILDFYPSALSKPEYLTIPIVKGTNGFGFTIADSAYGQKVKKILDRVRCKNLIEGDILVDINNINVKGMSHTEVVQVLKDCAQGQEAVIMVQRGGLNSPTKSRGIRKDQTSPKKSGVASGLFRSKTPTADMYSSQPKEVIPNRPKTPLVDTRNRPKTPNVMSGVDVSNTVDGSRQLEGNMDYRPPYTPTSVHAPYPGAFSYTGGQGDSQYDSKVNTMSAQMGQVSLEQNNYENYIGEMNRNAGQDSQGDGQVPPQNSYYYHNDLYAQDGYYQQHADHYEYEMKRTNAKTPTKEYVNQGYPHYLHYNNNLSNTSNLINNNHNTSMEQNSGYDYMQYSKDGYDLPRQDSGYSSQAQIPPARNPYPPFHGQNNSAGYNNSDGFNNQADSLGRRKESTSFEYEHPAPVSMPRFPDGRYSVNPRGPPVGSNDSLGYMEFTVTLKRQETGFGFRIVGGTEEGSQVSIGHIVPGGAADQDRSICTGDEIVGVDGEMVLGASHHRVVQLMSAAATHGRVTLTLRRRTQNPSELHNRSLEMQFPYDIQVTRRENEGFGFVIISSVTKSGSTIGRIIEGSPAERCGRLHVGDRILAVNGVDIKTLHHGHIVNLIKESGYSVTLTIGPPRDDASSTTSNSQRSSQGSMILAQATPVSAPQVSGAPAQTSTQAESDAGDDGEYYSVELQRGTRGFGFSIRGGREFHNMPLFVLRIAENGPAAEDGKLKVGDQLMEINGMSTKDMTHADAIELIKQCGNSVSLMVKRGGKLPQHLDTLNPNALGSPVGPPPPGTNIRSTATLPHPSPGSYPLPPGLPAPPGPPGPPYSSHGGYHPPPNATNSYPPAYLHNGAVRGPQPLHSSPATQYPPPLTPNGPLSQSSPRVVAAENYYWNRVSDHRPI